A stretch of Castanea sativa cultivar Marrone di Chiusa Pesio chromosome 2, ASM4071231v1 DNA encodes these proteins:
- the LOC142624595 gene encoding NADH dehydrogenase [ubiquinone] 1 alpha subcomplex subunit 8-B, with protein sequence MASVSPSSAVDPSGEPIPTSAVLMAASRHIGLRCEAENLEFLRCKKKDPNPEKCLHKGQQVTRCVLGLLKDLHQRCTKEMDGYVGCLYYYTNEFDFCRKEQQEFEKVCPLE encoded by the exons ATGGCGAGTGTGAGTCCGAGTAGCGCGGTGGATCCGAGCGGGGAGCCGATCCCGACGTCGGCGGTGCTGATGGCGGCGTCGAGGCACATAGGGTTGAGATGCGAAGCGGAGAACTTGGAGTTCCTCAGGTGCAAGAAGAAGGATCCTAACCCTGAGAAATGCCTCCACAAAGGCCAACAAGTCACTCGCTGCGTTCTTGGCCT GCTGAAAGATCTTCACCAGAGGTGCACAAAAGAGATGGATGGTTATGTTGGATGTTTGTACTACTATACAAATGAGTTTGATTTTTGTCGCAAAGAGCAGCAAGAATTTGAGAAAGTATGCCCTTTGGAATGA
- the LOC142623487 gene encoding uncharacterized protein LOC142623487, with amino-acid sequence MGNKKKAAATFIRLVSTAGTGFFYVKRKPTKMIEKLEFRKYDPRVNRHVLFKEAKMK; translated from the coding sequence ATGGGTAACAAGAAGAAGGCTGCAGCAACTTTCATCCGTCTCGTCTCAACTGCTGGGACTGGGTTCTTCTATGTTAAGAGGAAGCCAACTAAGATGATTGAGAAGCTGGAGTTTCGGAAATATGACCCTCGGGTGAATCGTCATGTTCTGTTTAAGGAAGCAAAAATGAAGTGA